The following are encoded in a window of Staphylococcus piscifermentans genomic DNA:
- a CDS encoding MptD family putative ECF transporter S component: protein MQNEKINVKDYINIGVFTAIYIVIFMIVGMMGFIPILLFIYPGAIGLACALPIFILISKTRKFGVLSITAVILTLFMLVTGHPWFGILISLPAGIIGDWIMKLGSYKKWINLLSGYCVFSLWVLGGFAPFFFVRENYFKQLEKGYGKDYVTAISSLFSYEMIPVLILVCVIGAAIGAWISRGLLKKHFTNLVN, encoded by the coding sequence ATGCAAAATGAAAAAATTAACGTTAAAGATTACATTAATATCGGAGTATTTACTGCTATCTATATTGTTATCTTTATGATAGTAGGTATGATGGGTTTCATCCCGATATTACTCTTTATTTATCCAGGTGCTATAGGATTAGCATGCGCTTTACCTATATTTATATTAATTTCTAAAACCAGAAAATTTGGAGTACTTTCGATTACAGCCGTGATACTAACTCTTTTCATGCTTGTGACTGGTCATCCTTGGTTTGGCATATTAATATCGTTGCCAGCAGGAATCATTGGCGATTGGATTATGAAACTAGGCAGTTATAAAAAGTGGATAAATTTATTAAGCGGCTATTGTGTTTTCTCATTGTGGGTTTTAGGAGGGTTTGCACCTTTCTTCTTTGTTAGAGAAAATTATTTTAAACAATTAGAAAAAGGTTATGGTAAAGATTACGTTACTGCTATCAGTTCGTTATTTTCTTATGAAATGATTCCGGTTTTAATCTTAGTCTGTGTAATCGGTGCAGCTATTGGAGCTTGGATATCGAGAGGTCTGTTGAAAAAACATTTTACCAATTTGGTGAATTGA
- a CDS encoding energy-coupling factor transporter transmembrane component T, translated as MWTANENKIFLDPRTCLILSLIISIASMIGKIEEPGIYYRLVVILIPVFLLFWIKKWIMSSLAFIILLLSWLYEIKIGLITSNMYTLIGYVVSNIVTRFLPSILMGYFIINTLTVDKFIRGLDLLKLPRGLIISIAIMFRFIPTLIEERHYIKSANKMKSNFTNSYIITWPVISQLVPIIHSALRISNDLTMSVLTRGLDINNTRTSIIQLKLKFIDYAVLGIAIVLMYFNLIM; from the coding sequence ATGTGGACTGCTAATGAAAATAAAATTTTTTTAGATCCTCGAACATGTTTAATATTAAGTCTTATTATCTCTATTGCTTCAATGATTGGGAAAATTGAAGAACCAGGGATTTATTATAGATTAGTCGTAATTTTAATACCTGTGTTTCTTTTGTTTTGGATTAAAAAGTGGATAATGAGTAGTTTAGCTTTTATTATTTTACTTTTAAGTTGGCTCTATGAGATTAAAATAGGTCTGATAACTTCTAATATGTATACATTAATCGGGTATGTTGTTTCGAATATTGTTACCAGATTTTTACCTTCTATATTGATGGGTTATTTTATCATTAACACTTTAACCGTAGATAAATTTATAAGAGGATTAGATTTATTAAAGTTGCCGAGAGGTTTAATTATTTCAATAGCAATTATGTTCAGATTTATACCGACTCTAATTGAAGAACGTCATTATATTAAAAGTGCAAATAAAATGAAATCTAATTTCACAAATTCTTATATTATAACTTGGCCGGTTATATCCCAACTTGTACCTATTATTCATAGTGCTTTACGAATTTCCAATGATTTAACGATGTCAGTGTTAACAAGAGGTTTAGACATTAACAATACGAGAACTTCCATTATCCAACTAAAGCTGAAATTTATTGATTATGCAGTTTTAGGGATTGCTATTGTATTGATGTATTTTAATTTAATTATGTGA
- a CDS encoding ABC transporter ATP-binding protein, translating into MIKLNNVNFSYQEGQKILKNINLQIESGKLIVLAGKSGCGKTTLLKILNGLIPHFIPGTIEGNVTINEKDIRELTFSDISMITGTVFQNPKAQFFCMNSTNELAFESENNGMDPVLIREQIEKCSEKMNISHLLNKNLSKLSGGQKQIIACASISILSHDIILLDEPTANLDFQAIQKIKELITVWKREGKTIIVAEHRLSYLINLLDQLIILENGEITNILTHNEVATMTNKQFNEAGLRSPWAPVLTIDNNEENHSNDYIEFENIKFKYKYTEDNILDIPFLKIPKGKVTALIGNNGCGKSTLAKYLAGLEKNYLRKFFFLNTRSLIAKEVFMVFQDVNNQLSANTVLSEWEICSKKCEDFERESTQLLKELNLEINQEMNPQNLSGGEKQRVAIGEGVIAQSEILILDEPTSGLDYFNMIRIVEVIKKLMKNKKFTVLLITHDYDFLLRLANEVVVIENGRVSDQFELNYNAVSKATLYFKGSEFKIE; encoded by the coding sequence ATGATTAAGTTAAATAATGTGAATTTTTCATATCAAGAAGGCCAAAAGATACTTAAAAATATTAATTTACAAATAGAAAGTGGAAAACTAATTGTTCTAGCAGGAAAATCAGGTTGCGGTAAGACGACCTTATTAAAAATATTAAATGGATTAATCCCTCATTTTATTCCGGGAACTATAGAAGGGAACGTCACAATTAATGAAAAAGATATTCGTGAACTAACATTTAGTGATATCTCCATGATTACTGGCACTGTCTTTCAAAATCCTAAAGCTCAATTTTTCTGTATGAATTCAACTAATGAATTAGCTTTTGAATCAGAAAATAACGGGATGGACCCTGTATTAATAAGAGAGCAAATTGAGAAGTGTTCAGAAAAAATGAATATTAGTCACCTTTTAAATAAAAATCTTTCAAAATTATCGGGAGGACAAAAACAAATTATAGCATGTGCTTCGATTTCTATATTATCTCATGACATTATTCTTCTTGATGAACCGACTGCTAATTTAGATTTTCAAGCTATTCAAAAAATAAAAGAACTCATTACTGTATGGAAAAGAGAAGGAAAAACTATTATTGTGGCAGAACATAGACTGTCATATTTAATAAATTTGTTGGATCAATTAATTATATTAGAAAACGGAGAGATTACGAATATATTGACCCATAATGAAGTTGCAACGATGACTAATAAGCAATTTAATGAAGCAGGCCTAAGAAGCCCTTGGGCACCTGTACTTACTATCGATAATAATGAGGAAAATCATTCAAATGATTATATTGAATTTGAAAATATCAAATTTAAATATAAATATACTGAAGATAACATATTAGATATACCTTTCCTCAAAATTCCAAAAGGTAAAGTAACTGCTTTAATCGGTAATAATGGATGCGGAAAGAGCACCTTAGCTAAATATTTAGCAGGACTAGAGAAGAATTATTTACGTAAGTTCTTTTTCTTAAATACAAGAAGTTTGATAGCAAAAGAAGTATTCATGGTTTTTCAAGATGTAAATAATCAATTATCAGCTAACACTGTATTAAGTGAATGGGAAATTTGCAGTAAAAAATGTGAAGATTTTGAACGTGAATCAACGCAACTATTGAAAGAATTAAATTTAGAAATTAATCAGGAAATGAATCCCCAAAATTTGTCAGGCGGAGAAAAACAAAGAGTTGCTATTGGAGAAGGGGTAATCGCACAAAGTGAAATACTGATATTAGATGAACCTACTAGCGGATTAGATTATTTTAATATGATTCGTATCGTAGAAGTAATTAAGAAACTTATGAAAAACAAGAAATTCACTGTACTGCTTATTACTCACGATTATGATTTTCTTCTAAGATTAGCAAATGAAGTAGTGGTAATTGAAAATGGCCGAGTCAGCGATCAATTTGAACTAAATTATAATGCTGTATCGAAAGCAACCCTTTATTTTAAAGGAAGTGAATTTAAAATTGAATAA
- a CDS encoding ABC transporter ATP-binding protein, with the protein MNNIKTLYRYMGGYKKYILLSLIFSALSVVAMLIPYYSIYKMLMNIVNNEEIEAVKYGLLASSAIIIGVIIYFISLYLSHISAFGVERNIRNYGIDKLMNIELAFFDDNQSGTIRKTIDDNAAKTHVFIAHNLPDLVGILISPIIILTFLFTINWVMGLIMLVMILVALFLIYLMVGKVNNMKKFLNSLNQMISDGTEYIRGIQVIKIFNASFKRFLNFKKSVGDYSRWATNYAFSARVPYVFNQILLHGISILILLVTLPFIEHSPDFNQFYVSIIFTILISGQIVLFLSKIMNTGENVSLAIQIVGEVENIFSNYNFNQFNERLNKKIEGNIEVKDLSFTYDSDKYALKDINFSIPAKSIVAIVGSSGSGKSTIAKVLSKMYGNYEGSIKIGDRELKDINEVDYMNYMTYVFQGMKLYNLSIYDNLKLANENITDKDIEKAMQKAQCQDIVEKLPEGLNTVIGGQHVKLSGGEIQRLVLCRALLRDTEFLIVDEVTASIDPVNEYKIQCILEELVKEKTVVIISHKLNLVKMAQQVLVMNQGNITQKGSHQELLLEDGMYKTMFERYRQTKTWKLGES; encoded by the coding sequence TTGAATAATATTAAAACTTTGTATAGATATATGGGTGGATACAAAAAGTACATTTTATTATCATTGATATTTTCAGCTTTAAGCGTAGTGGCGATGCTCATACCTTATTACAGTATTTATAAAATGCTGATGAATATTGTGAATAATGAAGAAATCGAAGCAGTAAAGTATGGGCTTTTAGCGAGTAGTGCAATTATAATCGGTGTAATTATATATTTTATTTCTTTATATTTAAGTCATATTAGTGCATTCGGCGTAGAGAGAAATATACGGAACTATGGAATTGATAAGTTAATGAATATTGAATTAGCTTTTTTTGATGATAATCAGTCTGGAACAATCCGTAAAACTATTGATGACAATGCCGCTAAAACACATGTTTTTATAGCACATAATTTACCTGATTTAGTAGGAATTTTAATTTCTCCAATTATTATTTTAACCTTTTTATTTACCATTAATTGGGTGATGGGGCTGATTATGTTGGTTATGATATTGGTAGCTCTATTCTTAATTTATTTGATGGTAGGAAAAGTCAATAATATGAAAAAATTCTTAAATTCATTAAATCAGATGATTTCAGATGGTACTGAATATATTCGTGGGATACAAGTAATAAAAATCTTCAATGCTTCATTTAAGAGATTTTTAAATTTCAAAAAAAGTGTAGGAGATTATAGTAGGTGGGCTACAAATTATGCATTCTCAGCAAGAGTTCCTTATGTATTTAATCAGATTCTACTACATGGAATCAGTATCTTAATATTATTGGTAACATTGCCCTTTATTGAACATTCTCCTGACTTCAACCAATTTTACGTTTCGATTATCTTTACAATACTTATAAGTGGGCAAATTGTGTTATTTCTGTCTAAAATTATGAACACGGGTGAAAATGTTTCCTTGGCTATTCAGATAGTGGGCGAAGTGGAAAATATATTCAGTAATTATAACTTTAATCAATTTAATGAAAGATTAAATAAAAAAATAGAAGGAAATATAGAGGTAAAAGATTTAAGTTTTACTTATGATAGCGATAAATATGCTTTAAAAGATATTAATTTTTCTATACCTGCTAAAAGTATCGTAGCAATTGTTGGTTCATCGGGTTCTGGAAAGTCTACTATAGCTAAAGTGCTTAGTAAGATGTACGGTAATTATGAAGGAAGTATCAAAATAGGCGACCGAGAGTTAAAAGATATTAACGAAGTTGATTATATGAATTATATGACCTATGTTTTTCAAGGGATGAAATTATATAATTTATCTATTTACGATAATTTAAAACTCGCAAACGAAAATATTACTGACAAGGATATTGAGAAGGCTATGCAAAAAGCACAATGCCAAGATATCGTAGAAAAGTTGCCTGAAGGATTGAATACTGTAATTGGTGGACAACATGTGAAATTATCAGGAGGAGAAATACAGCGTCTAGTGTTATGTAGAGCACTATTAAGGGATACTGAATTTTTAATTGTAGATGAAGTGACCGCTTCGATTGATCCGGTTAATGAATATAAAATTCAATGTATCCTAGAAGAACTAGTGAAAGAAAAAACTGTGGTCATTATTTCTCATAAGCTAAATCTAGTTAAAATGGCGCAACAAGTCCTTGTCATGAATCAAGGAAATATTACACAAAAAGGTTCTCATCAAGAACTCTTGTTAGAGGACGGTATGTATAAAACAATGTTTGAAAGATATAGACAAACT